A genomic region of Candidatus Methylomirabilota bacterium contains the following coding sequences:
- a CDS encoding branched-chain amino acid ABC transporter permease: protein MVAGLLLSGFYAAVSLGVSVIFGLLDIANIAQPAFLILGAYAAYVMNGAFGLDPILCGLLFTPVFFVLGAVVYRIYYESFERRGAESLRGLVFFFGLLFIIEVSLSMVFGVDYRLVQSGWTTRSFEIAGVGIAFRYLVPCVVGLAMTLTMYLFLSRTFYGRAIMAVSQDRMALRLMGANPVTIKTIAFGVGIAAASLAGALLISIAPVIPSADRDYIGRMFAITVLGGMGSIGGTLVASAILGVAESLMSTFFGPSWSLAVSFGILLIVLAVRPAGLFGR, encoded by the coding sequence GTGGTCGCCGGGCTGCTGCTGAGCGGCTTCTACGCCGCCGTCAGCCTCGGGGTGTCGGTCATCTTCGGGCTGCTCGATATCGCCAATATCGCGCAGCCCGCGTTCTTGATCCTGGGCGCCTACGCCGCCTACGTCATGAACGGGGCCTTCGGCCTCGATCCCATCCTGTGCGGGCTCCTCTTCACGCCCGTGTTCTTCGTGCTGGGCGCGGTGGTGTATCGCATCTACTACGAGAGCTTCGAGCGCCGCGGGGCGGAATCGCTCCGCGGCCTCGTCTTCTTCTTCGGGCTCCTCTTCATCATCGAGGTGAGCCTGAGCATGGTCTTCGGGGTGGACTACCGGCTCGTGCAGAGCGGGTGGACGACCCGGTCCTTCGAGATCGCGGGGGTGGGCATCGCCTTCCGCTACCTCGTGCCCTGCGTGGTCGGCCTCGCGATGACGCTCACCATGTACCTCTTCCTGAGCCGCACCTTCTACGGCCGCGCCATCATGGCGGTGTCGCAGGACCGCATGGCCCTCCGCCTGATGGGCGCCAATCCCGTCACCATCAAGACCATCGCCTTCGGCGTGGGCATCGCCGCGGCGAGCCTGGCCGGCGCGCTCCTCATCAGCATCGCCCCCGTCATTCCCTCCGCGGACCGGGACTACATTGGGCGCATGTTCGCGATCACCGTGCTCGGCGGCATGGGCTCGATCGGCGGCACCCTGGTCGCCTCCGCGATCCTCGGCGTGGCCGAGAGCCTCATGTCCACCTTCTTCGGGCCGTCGTGGTCCCTCGCGGTGTCGTTCGGCATCCTGCTCATCGTGCTCGCCGTCCGGCCCGCGGGGCTCTTCGGCCGCTAG